The following proteins are co-located in the Pseudanabaena sp. BC1403 genome:
- a CDS encoding helix-turn-helix transcriptional regulator, whose amino-acid sequence MNLTSRQKLSKLLLDLRGTKSRRAFAREIGVTATAVIAWENTDSEPDMQHLTTIAKLAGYTLDELRVFLGDSEQKKTSKIPFARMLTETSQLSIKEAAELYRAVGDRLVAIAESAGR is encoded by the coding sequence ATGAACTTAACAAGCAGACAAAAACTATCGAAATTGCTTCTAGACCTGCGTGGTACGAAGAGTCGCAGGGCTTTTGCCCGTGAGATTGGAGTTACAGCCACGGCTGTTATTGCATGGGAAAATACTGACAGCGAACCAGATATGCAGCATTTGACAACAATCGCAAAGCTTGCTGGCTATACTCTCGACGAATTAAGAGTGTTTCTGGGAGACTCCGAACAGAAAAAGACTAGCAAGATACCATTTGCTCGGATGCTCACAGAGACATCGCAGCTAAGCATCAAAGAAGCGGCTGAACTCTACAGGGCTGTTGGTGATAGATTGGTTGCGATCGCGGAGAGTGCAGGAAGGTAG